One Thermicanus aegyptius DSM 12793 DNA segment encodes these proteins:
- a CDS encoding MFS transporter, which translates to MPHSISTGTSPKPKLGIDQWKWIVYGTLALPYLIVYFHRVALNVVASNLQRDFQMSGTMVGTLSAIYFYVYMLMQIPSGILADTWGPKKTVTFGMFSAFIGSLLFAIAPSPLFLFIGRFLVSLGVSVIFISILKIQNTWFRQREFARVTGITVLIGNAGAVLAATPLAILVSLVDWRFAFIVMGLVSLLAVGVTWIFMKNSPQEMGLPSPEGTSAVEVKKESWGEVGSALRLVLSNRWSLILCLAYFGVFGSFLTFQSIWGVPYFMDVFQMDKESAATLLLITTIGHMTGSLTVGYFSDRLGRRKPAYLGCLGIFTTSWGILTFYPVLGLPLSLLYPLCFLIGFFASCFILTWVWAKEVNDPKIPGIAMGTANMAGFLGAALLQTLYGFILDRGWDGQLLNGSPVYTPESYRLAFLISLGTLLISMVAIFYMRETNNRNIFAEIRSLSSTWIGSSQRKWGESVFHRKS; encoded by the coding sequence ATGCCACACTCTATATCTACGGGGACTTCTCCTAAGCCGAAACTCGGAATCGATCAGTGGAAATGGATCGTCTACGGTACCCTCGCGCTCCCTTACCTCATCGTCTACTTTCACCGTGTAGCCCTCAATGTGGTCGCCTCTAACCTGCAACGTGATTTCCAGATGAGTGGGACGATGGTTGGCACCCTCTCTGCCATCTACTTCTATGTGTATATGCTGATGCAAATCCCTTCGGGGATTTTGGCCGATACATGGGGGCCGAAGAAGACGGTTACATTTGGAATGTTCTCCGCTTTTATAGGTTCCCTCCTTTTCGCTATCGCCCCATCTCCCCTTTTCCTCTTTATCGGCCGTTTTTTGGTCAGTTTAGGGGTTTCCGTTATTTTTATTTCCATCTTAAAAATCCAAAACACCTGGTTTAGGCAGCGGGAATTCGCCAGGGTAACAGGAATTACCGTTCTCATCGGAAACGCTGGAGCCGTCTTGGCGGCAACACCCCTTGCCATTCTCGTTTCCCTCGTCGATTGGCGGTTCGCCTTTATCGTGATGGGTCTTGTCTCTTTGTTGGCCGTTGGCGTAACCTGGATCTTTATGAAAAATTCTCCTCAGGAAATGGGACTTCCCTCGCCTGAAGGAACATCCGCCGTTGAGGTGAAGAAGGAGAGTTGGGGCGAAGTAGGATCTGCCCTTCGCCTCGTGTTGTCAAACCGTTGGAGCCTGATTCTTTGTCTCGCCTATTTCGGGGTATTTGGTTCCTTCCTGACGTTCCAGAGCATTTGGGGGGTTCCATACTTTATGGACGTCTTTCAAATGGATAAAGAAAGCGCCGCCACACTTCTTCTCATCACAACGATCGGCCACATGACAGGCAGCCTTACCGTCGGATATTTTTCCGACCGCCTGGGCAGGAGAAAACCTGCCTATTTGGGATGTTTGGGAATCTTTACTACTTCATGGGGGATCCTTACGTTTTACCCCGTATTGGGCTTACCCCTCTCTCTTCTATATCCCTTATGTTTCCTGATCGGGTTCTTCGCCTCCTGCTTCATCCTGACATGGGTCTGGGCAAAAGAGGTCAACGATCCGAAAATTCCCGGCATTGCCATGGGGACGGCCAACATGGCCGGCTTTCTTGGAGCAGCCCTCTTGCAGACCCTTTACGGATTTATCTTGGACCGGGGATGGGACGGACAATTGCTGAACGGATCCCCCGTATACACCCCCGAGTCGTATCGCCTCGCCTTTCTCATCAGTCTGGGAACTTTGCTGATTTCGATGGTTGCTATCTTTTACATGCGGGAGACAAACAATCGCAACATTTTCGCTGAGATCCGCTCCCTCTCCTCAACCTGGATCGGTAGTTCCCAACGAAAATGGGGGGAATCCGTCTTTCATAGAAAATCGTAA